The nucleotide window atttcattacattttctGAAGAAGGCTTCAAGTTTGTCAGATGGTTATGCTATTCCATGCACAGGTTTTGCTGCCAACTGGGATACAAGAGGTTAGTCAttctagttttatttttttttttaagcattgAAAATGGTTTCTTTTCTAGATTTCTTTGTTTCCATTTGTTGGTGAATGTAGAACTTTATTCTGTGAAATATTATACCCGATAATAAGATGATTATGTTGATGATTATTTTCAGAAAATATAAACTCTATGTTCAAGTTAAAGGcaaaagaaaccaaaacaaactAAGCCGGCAGCCGTATATAGTTGATAAAAATTTCTAACTCATTTTCAGAATTAAATTTATGCCTAAACTCAATTTCCATTAGGATTTGACAGAAGAATGAACAGATGAAGAAAGTTAGGTGTGAAGAGTAAAACATTACATGTATAGTGGCCAGAAAATAAGTGTTTTTGCATGGCataatatatacttttactataaaataaatatattttcctcTGTCACAAATATACATAAAGACTATATACTAATTTTCCTTGGGTGACATAGTTTCCAAAATCTAGTCGATGTTGagtacattaattttttttcttaagaagGAAAAAGTAGTCCCACCTTGATCAtcggaaaaaataaattttcttcataTATACTAAAAGTATTAATATTGAAGAAATAagaacaaaaagataaaatgatgtGATGTACTCGAAACTTTAAGGCATGAAATCAAAGGTTTCCCACATCATTCAAACACACCCACAACAAAAATATGTAccataaaatttagaaaacttacataattataaactttgatgaaaaatataattttcattaaataaataaaaagaccaaacatataaatatttgtatatataatatggtaCAAAGAAAATAGAACTGAGCAATAATGTTATCagatagattattaaaaagCTGTGCGTGTAAAATAGGGTACAGAGGGCTTGACCGTTAGGATTCATTATcgatagaattaaaataatggCACTCCATAGAAAAAGTTAGAAATTAGATTGTGAACCAAGGTAAACGAGGATCTACAAAATTAGTTTACAACAAGTCAACCATCTACCAATCACAAAATCAACTCTTTGACTGGTAGTTTCAGATTGAATTGATGGTCATTTCATCATCAGCACACCCCACTTTATGTTGTTCTGACTCTACTAAGTTAAAACCTTTGTTTTGTGAGGAAAGATATATTTTAGGTCAAATGATtctttcccacccaatgtttgattaAGAGTCTATTCCcaccttttaaatttcaaaaaatcaatttttcaatcatttgtcaaaatcaatagttaattttaataattaaaaagtgtTTATATGAAGGGTTTGTATCAGTTTatccaaatatttatatgtaattatctgttattttatctaaaaggtttaaaatattataataacaccTCTACTATATTTAACTAATgaacaaaattataaagatttaaatgttatttatttaaactcattagagacaaataaatattttttttcctatgttgtttataaaataatcatattcacttatatatatttttgaaaatatagttATACCTCCAATACTTTTATAGTATGACATTTACAatcataatttattgtattcTCCTAGTTTTTTCTAGAGttgtaattgtttttcttttaaattattaaagggcctaataaaattttaaaaattttaaaaacatgttgaacttttttgatttttcatcagagtgaattacattttcccacccaaggtttgtccTTAAAATACTTGTCCACCCCtaattggtataaataatatttttttcacttaaaatcaaattttgtcgATGAAGAAGAACATTAGAAAgtgaaattacaattttaccatactactatatttttcaaaattatcgtataatctcaaattaacaaaaattaaaaataaaccttcttaatatctaaaatatagaTAAACTCACTTATTTTTTTGTCCTTTAACTTTCacacttttctttctctcttcctatAGATAAGGGTATCAATCTCATTTAATCGTATGTTTAAGgtaaaatgtaatgaaattttttaaggactttttgaaaattcaaaaaatgtttggggtatttttaaaaattttaaaattttgatatgtcccttaatagttttaaaaatgacaattacataacaaaaaattgaacaaaatgcaacaaattaactgtgtaaatatcatattacaaactatttgatctataataatttttcaaaatatatgaggCTTGAAAAGATTTGAGGAATCGAtctgtgagtttttaaacatttttaaatgttaaattgtcatatttaaaatgtttgactCTAATATGtaagatgttttttttttcaaaattaatagatgaaaaaattattattttgtcattatactattagttttttttaaataaagtttgattttgaataggattgtgttatttatatcaaataggAGTGCAAAACTGtttttagatgaaattttaggtgggaaaatgtttttttttttccaaaaatccCCTAAAATTTGTCCATAAcactctaatattttaaaaaattatggtttaccttaaacatacaattatacataattgatatatttatctatatatatttatattagtaaattatttataatttttaattaaaattaataaaaataaagtaaaaaattcaaaaaaatttaagaacaaaatattatttaatttgattttttttttgtatttttaataattatataaaatatttaacagaTTTTTTTAACAAGCTTATATAAAAGTGAGAATTAcagctttttcaaaattaaaaagtgagAGCAAGTTATTTCATCAGAATTTAGGTGGAAATTTGGCTGTTGATTAAACTTTTTAGTATGCTTCAGTATACCAAAGAATTTGTGTGTTCACTGGGAAAACTCCACctaattatttaagaaatttttccATCACTTGAAATAGGGATGGAAAGTCGGTGGAGACCTTTTCCTGGTTGGGAATAAGCTATAAAGGGGTTAGGATAAGGTTAGATTACAACTCAGCGGATTGAGTCTTAAAAGTTCATCCGATGATGTTTAAAttcatttagtttgaatttaaatcaagtttaagttaagagttttaatttatttttaaaattaaattaaacttaaattagagaGAATTTAACTTGGTTTAACTTATGAACTGGGTAAGTAGctcaattgaattcaaacttgattcatgAATTGATTTTAGTTATATTAAGCAATCattaaaacattattgttttactcattattagataaaacaacattattttattaataaataatgaattcaaacttgagtcaaattcaaatcaaactatttttatttaaattaaactcaaaccgaAGAGTATGACTCAACTCAGTTCATATCCACCTCTAGTCACAAGTCTAGTTAATAAATATGCATACTATTCGTGTTCCtctattatttgtatattaaacacattcaaaataattttttaacctaaaatatattaaacacatattttatgcCCTTTATGTATTAAATACGAAttctatatcatattttttaattttttactaaatttaaagtataaaattatctcttctatttttaattatttacaaaaatatcattgtcgtttaaaaaaaaaacctaacaacatttctttcttaattttcagtCGTAATTTTACGTTTTTCTCCCCTGTAGCTTGTACAAAGAATCACTttaatctaaagtttaaaatctaaactgattaatttatttattttttccaactAGTTGGtacgttatttatatataaaaaattttaattatgcatTATactatattaggtttaatagttaattaaatattttacatttgaattgttatattgattttcaataaaaatttgaaaaaaatatttaaattattatgatattatcgtatttttagATACATATTATTGACAATGTGTCATATTGTATCTATATAAATGCATTTTATACTTTTCTCTTatgtaaattttagattttttttttataaatgtatttttcattattcatcatattatatttatataatttatatgcccttttttttgtttatgtatttactaactaaggTCACAAGGTACACATAAGTGGCCAATTTAATGGTACTAGGATGCCCTTCATATGTATGTACCATAAGATCAATGATAACGCTTACAGACAAGGTAACGTTACCCATATCAGAATATATTTCTTTACAGAGATATATTGTGCTCGCTTCATTTGGGCCAAGACTGTATTGCCCATTCATTGGGTTAGGTTAAGGCCTACTTCCTGAAGTTCAATTCATGGGCCTTTAGTGGATCCGAGCTTTTACAAAGTAAGATTGGTCTGGGCTCAATATTTGGGCAAGTTAGCTTAATACAAAATGTACACGGCTCATAACTAAACTAACCGCCTTCGGTTGTTTTCCGTTCTGATGGAGTTTCTCCAGCCCATGCTCTTTCAGCAGCAACTTTTCTTCTATGGCTGGAGCTGGTTTTATTTCCAGAGCTAAATGTAATGCGTCAGCTCTTTCTTTAACTGTTTGCAGTCTGCTGCATTGGTTGTTTTAGTGTTAATGCTGGCTGGAGCTGAAGGTTAATTGCCTGTTCTCTGGTCTCCCCGGGGGCTAGTTTCTTGTGTTGCTTTGTGTATAGTTTTGCTGCTGCTATCTTTCCCCTATCTTGTATTTGTGAAGATAGTAGGACAAGATGAGCTTAAGTTTCctttttaatatacatttacttaccaaaaaaacacTAACTGCCTTTGCATTTTTATCGTTGACAATTTACATTAGCCAGTAGCCATTTAAGATTTTGTGAAGGATTAGTTGATAATTAGATGAAAGAAATGCGCATTCTTTGtactgctttttttttttttctttattatattgattttcatattcaaataaCCTTCTAAAAATTGCCTATGtatttctattatcaatgttcCAGGAGGTTAATTTTCCTTCTGTATCCCAAAACATGCAACACTCTTCATTAAGATAAGGCAGTTTAACAAAATCTACATACAACCATGGAGCTTGATTCCCCGAAAACATCAATGGCGATTCTGTTTTCTGTTGAAGATTGCGGTTGGGCGCTGTGGAATTTGTCAGTCTGCAACTATGCTAATACAGTgagttgttttattttcatccaAGTTATCTATTAATTTCACATACATGATCCATGGTGGCATGTGATTAGAAATAAAAGTGCTTACATTTGAGTTGAAGATTATGTAGTAGAAGAGAATTATGGACTAGAAATTGTTTTGGAAATTTAATATACATGTTAAATTCTTAGATATATTTAGAAAGATTAATTAGTATTACTCTTTAACTCAATAGATTTTTGCAGAAAATTAGAATCACAAACATTTAAAAAACCTTAATCACAGAAATCACTACtcccaaattatataaattaaaaacagcacaaaacttaaacaaaaaaggTAATGGAAACAACACCTACCATGTTACCATGTTAAGTGTTAGACTGTTAACATTATCGATCCTTGAGTATTGCTGGTGGCTTGGTGATCATATTTAGTGATTCTCAGAAGGCCAGTAGTTTTCACCAAATACCTTAATAGAACCCTGCATGTAGTGAACGTTAACAAAAGAACAGATAGCTGTCATGCAAATGATCGTATTCTTCGTATCAAgttcttgaaattttaatatcaagCTTTGCAGATCCTTCTACCGTGATTTCTGATATATGTTATAATAGAGCATACGTATTTATATGTACTTATAGTCTATGATAGCAGAACTCACAAGAAATTTACCAGCTTCCTAGTCGTTTTTTAGGGTGTACATGTCGAATCCATGACATTTGCTTATACAGCTGAATGAGAATCTGTCTAATAAGATTTAGAAGGAACTGCTTCAGCTTTTGTTCATAAACTTCTTAGTTAAGATACTACTAATAAACACGAAGATTTATGCTAAATATATGTTCATTTAAGGATATACATAATGTTACTCTTTCTTTCCCCAGATTTGATAATATTCATTGAGATTAGgtatataaaaatcattttgcATGCTCAGAGGTTTGAACATACGGGTTATTAGCGAATCTCACattcttataaaaatttcagTCACCACGGCTCGAAATTAGCTTTAGACATTTTATGAAGGAGACCTTTAGAatcattacttttttctttGAGTTCTAAATGTATCTTAAACGTCTGTCTTATACATATTAGACTCCTTGAACGCatataataactttttcttgttctaaATTTTGCGACAAATCAATATTTTAGCTTGTGCCGTCATAACTACACAAGACGTAAAAGCTTAATAACTAGATATATAAAGATTCAAAACTTCTCTCTCCCTGATGAACAAGTGTGAAACTGACCATGTTCATATAGATTATATTGAAGTATACTATATATAAGCTTACAAACatgatgtattatataataaaattacatactaaATATGAATGCTGAGTAGAGGAGGACATGGCGAGCTTTACACATCTAAGGAATTCTCAATTGcaatattttatgcatataGACTCATTGAATGCATATAATATCGTGTTCTTGTTCTAAATTTTCATCACAAGTACACAAGACGGAAAAACTTGAATATTGGTGGGTTTGATAACTATGTATATGTATCGgaatattcaaaactttttcTTCCAAACAAACAAGTGTGAAACTACTTCATATGCTTCATATTAAATTGCAAAAACAGTATCACATTTATCAAGCTCTAGTTCGCAAATTTGAATCTATATGGTTGAGCTGAGAAATGGAAACTGgaaccattttatatatataggctTACAAACATGACATATTGGATTGATTATATAGTGAAATTACATTCAAACACACCTCTAGATTCATACAACATATTATCGTTCCACTTTTGCTTTTTTCTACAACATGAATATTTTTACAAATGCAACGGAGTTGCACTGAAAATGATTTCATCAAGAAGTGGAACACAAGCACAGAATCAACACATACATTAAAGAGAAAAGCAAACTCTATTATTCTCATAAACTAATTAACTTCAGTCTCAGTGGGAGCAGAAACTCTATCTGCTATTCAACACGGTCATTCACCATCCCCTTGTGCTTATTCTGGCTAAATGAACCCGCCATTATCGGAGGTTCCCAGCCCGAAAGCTGAGGTTGAAATCGAAACCAAAGGATCTGGAAGCTGTGCAGTGTTCCCTGTTGACTGATTGTGTTGTTGTTGTAATTGTAATGCTTGATGTTGTGCAGCAAATGCATCTTCATTTATCAATGAATTGAGAAACGAAGACAAAACATCGTCGctacaataatttatatcctcatcttcttcattaCGACGATGATGACCAGTGTTTCTTAATCCCGAAACCCTAGCTTCATCCTCACCATTCAGCAAACTTGTGTAGCCATGAGCAGTCTCGCGATGGAGTAGCTGAGAAGTGTTCATCATCATAAGGGCAGTATCATTATGATTATCTTCCAAATGCGAAGAAGAAAGGACGGGATTAGGATTAGGATTAggattagggttagggtttgtTTTGCGATTCGCTTTTGACGATGAAGAAGATGCCTTACGAGGATTCGCATCAGCGGACGAAGATTGATTTTGATGATCACTGTTATCACTCAATGGCTTGTGCGTTCTTGGATCTATCCCTTGGCTTATCAACTTTTTACTCAGGTGAGTGTTCCAgtaattctttatttcattatCCGTTCGCCCCGGTATCCTCCCCGCTATCAACGACCACCTTcgaaacataaaacaaaattagcCCATTAGACATTTTACATCCTTTAAAAAGAGAGCCTAAATTTGTTGTTATGGTTTTCTTAGTGTAATTACCGGTTGCCTAGAAGGCGATGGAGGCGGAGGATAAGATCTTCTTCATCGGGGGCGATCTGGCCGCGCTTGACGGAGGGGCGGAGGTAGTTCATCCATCGGAGACGGCAACTCTTTCCACATCGGAGGAGGCCAGCACGCTTGGGGAGGGTTCTCCAGCGGCCTTCGCCTTCTTTCTTGATGTAGTTGGAGAGAAGCTCGTCTTCTTCAGGCGTCCATGGCCCTCTCTTTAACCCTACCTTGCTGCAACACGGAGTTTTAGTGGTGGTGCTTGTGGTGGAGTTAGCCGCAGCTGCAGCCGCTGATGCTGATGCTGACGTGGACGGGTTCCTCATGTTTAGCCTCTTCGAAGATTTAGGATTGGATCGATAGATGGATCTTGACCTGGAGTGGAGTTTGAGTTTCAGTTGCGTAGTGTTTGAGGGGATGATGGAATCTGATTGGTGgctttatctttttctttttgttaattttatttgtttttattttattaatgtttttgtttccattttcgACTTCTGCTGCCCTGTGGTAATGAATTTGGGACAACCCTTCACGCGTTTTTTGGAGCGTGGCTGAACGCTCTGATGACGTGGAATGTGAAAAGTGTGGGGAGAATTTATAAGGTATGTTGACACTTATCTAATCTCTTGTAGAGATTTGGACATTACCAACGAAATTAcaagattgaaaaattaataatttttacattattttttattattttttattatctctaggataccaattagaaaaaaataataataaaagctcTTTAATTAGAAGGAGTTTTCTCAATggtatgtgattttttttaatatttaaaattttgcattttgaatAACTTATaaagttatttaatttaattaaaataatcatttttaagaaATTGTACAAAAATAATATCCTCAATTTAGTGTGATTTCTTATTGCATTAATACAATTATCAAACGGAGAGTGCGTATGGGTGCTGTATTATTTAGAAAGGAGAATGCAACATGGGTGGCTAAGATTGGGACCCATGGACACCTGGCAAGAAATAAAAGGAGAGTGGCTACACCACAATGGCAGCGAATAAAAACTCAAGCGGTAAAATGTCTGAAGTAGCTCTCTCTACCACCTACTTCATCACGAGGGCCTGTACGCCACCAAAATACCTACTTCATGTTCCTCTACTTAAATCTCcctcttttttcttctaaattgtTGGTgtgatattattaataattcacttaaaattaagaataatgttacacttatcaatttttatgtatataaataaataaatatattttatttataatttaaa belongs to Mangifera indica cultivar Alphonso chromosome 2, CATAS_Mindica_2.1, whole genome shotgun sequence and includes:
- the LOC123198966 gene encoding transcription repressor MYB5-like; the protein is MRNPSTSASASAAAAAANSTTSTTTKTPCCSKVGLKRGPWTPEEDELLSNYIKKEGEGRWRTLPKRAGLLRCGKSCRLRWMNYLRPSVKRGQIAPDEEDLILRLHRLLGNRWSLIAGRIPGRTDNEIKNYWNTHLSKKLISQGIDPRTHKPLSDNSDHQNQSSSADANPRKASSSSSKANRKTNPNPNPNPNPNPVLSSSHLEDNHNDTALMMMNTSQLLHRETAHGYTSLLNGEDEARVSGLRNTGHHRRNEEDEDINYCSDDVLSSFLNSLINEDAFAAQHQALQLQQQHNQSTGNTAQLPDPLVSISTSAFGLGTSDNGGFI